A genomic window from Pantoea alhagi includes:
- the rfaH gene encoding transcription/translation regulatory transformer protein RfaH, with protein sequence MESWYLLYCKRGQLLRAKEHLERQAVNCLSPMIAMEKIVRGKRTTVEEPLFPNYLFIEFDPEAIHTTTISATRGVSHFVRFGTQPANVPPDVIDALRTNTPETMVDPDTPCPGDKVVIVKGALEGLEAIFTEPDGEARSMLLLNLLNKQVKQSVENSAFRKA encoded by the coding sequence ATGGAATCCTGGTATCTCCTTTACTGTAAACGTGGGCAGTTATTACGCGCTAAAGAGCATCTGGAGCGGCAGGCGGTAAACTGCCTTAGCCCAATGATTGCTATGGAAAAAATTGTGCGCGGCAAACGAACCACGGTAGAAGAGCCGCTGTTTCCTAATTATCTTTTTATTGAATTCGATCCGGAAGCTATTCATACCACTACGATCAGTGCCACGCGTGGCGTAAGTCATTTCGTGCGTTTCGGTACGCAACCGGCCAACGTGCCGCCCGATGTCATTGACGCGCTACGCACCAACACCCCGGAAACTATGGTCGATCCCGACACGCCTTGTCCGGGCGATAAGGTGGTGATCGTTAAAGGTGCGCTGGAAGGGTTGGAAGCTATCTTCACCGAGCCTGACGGCGAGGCCCGCTCTATGCTGCTGCTTAACCTGCTGAACAAA
- the ubiD gene encoding 4-hydroxy-3-polyprenylbenzoate decarboxylase, translating to MKYHDLREFLALLEQRGELKRITLEVDPILEMTEIADRTLRAGGPALLFENPKGYDMPVLCNLFGTPKRVALGMGQEEVSALREVGKLLAFLKEPEPPKGFRDLFDKMPQFKQVLNMPTKRLRSAPCQEQVWQGDEVDLSRIPVMQCWPEDAAPLITWGLTVTRGPHKERQNLGIYRQQVIGKNRLIMRWLSHRGGALDFQEWCKAHPGERFPVSVALGADPATILGAVTPVPDTLSEYAFAGLLRGTKSEVVKCLSNDLEVPASAEIVLEGYIEPGDMAPEGPYGDHTGYYNEVDNFPVFTVTHITQRRNAIYHSTYTGRPPDEPAVLGVALNEVLVPILIKQFPEIVDFYLPPEGCSYRLAVVTMKKQYAGHAKRVMMGVWSFLRQFMYTKFVIVCDDDVNARDWNDVIWAITTRMDPARDTVLIENTPIDYLDFASPVSGLGSKMGLDATNKWPGETQREWGRPIEKDPAVTARVDAIWDRLGIFNDLPPR from the coding sequence ATGAAATACCACGACTTACGCGAGTTCCTTGCGCTGCTAGAACAGCGTGGCGAGTTAAAACGTATAACGCTGGAGGTCGATCCTATTCTGGAGATGACCGAGATCGCTGACCGCACGTTGCGTGCCGGCGGGCCAGCCCTGCTGTTTGAAAATCCGAAAGGCTATGACATGCCGGTCCTGTGCAACCTCTTTGGCACGCCGAAGCGCGTGGCATTAGGGATGGGGCAGGAGGAGGTCAGCGCGCTGCGTGAAGTAGGCAAACTGCTGGCGTTTCTGAAAGAGCCTGAACCGCCAAAAGGGTTCCGCGACCTGTTCGATAAAATGCCGCAGTTTAAGCAGGTGCTGAATATGCCAACCAAACGGCTGCGTAGCGCACCTTGCCAGGAGCAGGTATGGCAGGGCGACGAGGTTGATTTATCGCGTATTCCGGTCATGCAGTGTTGGCCAGAGGATGCCGCGCCGCTGATTACCTGGGGGTTAACGGTAACGCGTGGGCCGCACAAAGAACGACAGAATCTGGGCATTTATCGTCAGCAGGTGATCGGTAAAAACCGGCTGATTATGCGCTGGCTTTCTCATCGCGGCGGCGCACTTGATTTTCAGGAGTGGTGCAAAGCTCATCCCGGCGAACGCTTCCCGGTTTCGGTGGCGCTGGGTGCCGATCCTGCGACTATCCTGGGCGCCGTAACGCCAGTGCCGGATACCTTATCGGAATATGCTTTTGCTGGCCTGCTGCGCGGCACTAAATCAGAAGTGGTTAAGTGCCTGTCCAACGATCTGGAAGTGCCGGCCAGTGCTGAAATTGTGCTGGAAGGCTATATCGAACCCGGCGACATGGCACCGGAAGGACCCTATGGCGATCACACCGGATATTACAATGAAGTCGATAACTTCCCGGTATTTACCGTAACCCATATTACGCAACGTCGTAATGCCATCTATCATTCAACATATACCGGTCGTCCGCCTGATGAGCCTGCGGTGCTGGGCGTTGCGCTGAATGAAGTGCTGGTGCCGATTCTGATTAAACAGTTTCCAGAAATTGTGGATTTTTACCTGCCGCCGGAAGGTTGTTCCTATCGTCTGGCCGTGGTAACCATGAAGAAACAGTACGCCGGGCATGCGAAGCGCGTGATGATGGGCGTCTGGTCATTCCTGCGGCAGTTTATGTATACCAAATTCGTGATCGTTTGCGATGACGATGTCAATGCACGTGACTGGAATGATGTGATCTGGGCGATCACCACGCGTATGGATCCGGCGCGCGATACGGTATTGATCGAAAACACGCCGATCGACTATCTGGACTTCGCCTCTCCGGTTTCGGGTCTGGGGTCTAAAATGGGCCTGGATGCCACCAACAAATGGCCGGGCGAAACCCAGCGCGAATGGGGTCGTCCGATTGAGAAGGACCCGGCGGTTACGGCGCGAGTCGATGCCATCTGGGATCGGTTGGGGATTTTTAACGATTTGCCGCCACGCTAA
- the fre gene encoding NAD(P)H-flavin reductase codes for MTTLSCKVTSVEAITDTVFRVRLVPEADFSFRAGQYLMVVMDERDKRPFSLASTPMEKDIIELHIGASELNLYAMAVMERIQQQREVIVDIPHGEAWLREDSQRPMILIAGGTGFSYARSILLTALAQQPDRDIAIYWGGRESHHLYDLEELNALAVRHANLKVVPVVEQTDAEWQGRSGTVLTAVMQDFGTLAGHDIYIAGRFEMAKIARERFCAERGAQEAQIYGDAFAFI; via the coding sequence ATGACAACGTTAAGCTGTAAAGTGACCTCGGTAGAGGCGATTACCGATACTGTTTTTCGGGTACGACTGGTGCCGGAGGCGGATTTTAGCTTCCGTGCCGGACAGTATTTGATGGTAGTGATGGATGAGCGCGATAAGCGTCCGTTCTCTCTGGCTTCAACGCCGATGGAAAAAGATATTATCGAACTGCATATCGGGGCTTCTGAGCTTAACCTGTATGCGATGGCGGTAATGGAACGCATCCAGCAGCAGCGGGAAGTGATAGTGGATATTCCGCATGGAGAAGCCTGGCTGCGGGAGGATAGTCAGCGTCCGATGATCCTGATCGCGGGCGGTACCGGTTTTTCTTATGCCCGCTCTATCCTGCTCACCGCCCTGGCACAGCAGCCGGATCGCGATATTGCTATCTACTGGGGTGGCCGTGAAAGTCATCATCTGTACGATCTGGAAGAGCTGAACGCGCTGGCAGTACGTCATGCAAATCTGAAGGTGGTGCCGGTTGTCGAGCAGACTGACGCTGAATGGCAGGGCCGTAGCGGCACCGTACTGACGGCGGTGATGCAGGATTTCGGCACGCTTGCCGGGCATGATATTTATATCGCTGGCCGCTTTGAGATGGCAAAAATCGCGCGTGAGCGTTTTTGCGCTGAACGGGGCGCACAGGAAGCGCAAATCTATGGTGACGCCTTCGCGTTTATCTAA
- the fadA gene encoding acetyl-CoA C-acyltransferase FadA produces the protein MENVVIVDAIRTPMGRSKGGAFRQVRAEDLSAHLMRSLLSRNPALEATALDDIYWGCVQQTLEQGFNIARNAALLAEIPHNVPATTVNRLCGSSMQALHDAARAIMVGDAHACLIGGVEHMGHVPMNHGVDFHPGLSRTVAKAAGMMGLTAEMLARMHHISREMQDSFAARSHQRAWAATQAGHFRNEIVATSGHDVDGVLKRYDFDEVIRSDTSIEGLATLKPAFDPVNGTVTAGSSSALSDGAAAMLVMSESRARALGLQPRARIKAMAVVGCDPSIMGYGPVPASKLALKRAGLSVSDIDLFELNEAFAAQTLPCIKDLGLLEQIDEKVNLNGGAIALGHPLGCSGARISTTLLNLMERRDAQFGLATMCIGLGQGIATVFERV, from the coding sequence ATGGAAAATGTAGTTATCGTTGATGCTATCCGCACGCCAATGGGTCGTTCAAAAGGCGGTGCATTTCGTCAGGTGCGGGCTGAAGATCTTTCTGCCCACCTGATGCGCAGCCTGCTTAGCCGCAATCCGGCCTTAGAAGCCACGGCGCTGGATGATATTTACTGGGGCTGCGTTCAGCAGACCCTGGAGCAGGGTTTTAATATTGCACGTAACGCGGCGCTGCTGGCGGAAATTCCTCATAACGTACCGGCAACCACCGTTAACCGTCTGTGCGGCTCTTCTATGCAGGCGCTGCATGATGCCGCGCGCGCGATTATGGTGGGTGATGCGCACGCTTGTCTCATAGGCGGCGTAGAGCATATGGGTCACGTGCCGATGAATCACGGCGTCGATTTTCATCCAGGATTAAGCCGCACCGTGGCTAAAGCGGCGGGCATGATGGGCCTGACGGCAGAAATGCTGGCGCGTATGCATCATATCAGCCGTGAAATGCAGGACAGTTTTGCCGCACGTTCACATCAGCGCGCCTGGGCCGCCACCCAGGCAGGTCATTTCCGCAATGAAATTGTCGCTACCAGCGGTCACGATGTTGACGGCGTACTGAAACGTTATGATTTTGATGAAGTTATTCGCAGCGATACCAGCATCGAAGGGCTGGCGACGTTGAAACCCGCATTCGACCCGGTTAACGGCACGGTCACCGCAGGCAGCTCATCGGCGCTCTCGGACGGCGCAGCGGCAATGCTGGTGATGAGCGAATCGCGCGCTCGCGCGCTGGGCCTGCAACCACGCGCGCGTATTAAAGCGATGGCAGTAGTAGGCTGCGATCCATCGATTATGGGCTACGGGCCGGTTCCTGCGTCAAAGCTGGCCTTGAAGCGCGCGGGACTGAGCGTAAGCGATATCGACCTGTTTGAACTGAATGAGGCCTTCGCGGCGCAAACGCTGCCGTGTATCAAAGATTTAGGTCTGCTGGAACAGATAGACGAGAAGGTTAACCTGAACGGCGGCGCGATTGCGTTGGGGCATCCGTTGGGCTGCTCAGGCGCACGCATCAGCACTACGCTTCTTAATTTAATGGAGCGACGCGATGCGCAGTTTGGCCTCGCCACCATGTGTATCGGGCTGGGTCAGGGCATCGCCACCGTTTTTGAGCGGGTTTAA
- the fadB gene encoding fatty acid oxidation complex subunit alpha FadB — MLYQSDTLSLNWLDDGIAELIFDAPGSVNKLDTQTVASLGEAIAVLEKQTALKGVLLSSSKTAFIVGADITEFLSLFNAPAEKLTQWLTFANSIFNRLEDLPVPTISAIQGYALGGGCECVLATDFRIATPDARIGLPETKLGIMPGFGGSVRLPRLLGADSALEIIAAGKDVDGKSALALGLVDAIVPAEKLRDGAITMLRMAIEDAHFWQQRRQPKLQPLKLSAIEAAMSFTIAKSMVQQTAGKHYPAPMMAVKTIEAAAGLGRDDALKLETKAFVPLAQSKVARALVGIFLNDQYIKGKAKKLAQGQTIPQQAAVLGAGIMGGGIAYQSASKGVPVIMKDISEKSLTLGMSEAGKLLNKQLERGKITALQLTSIISTIQPTLSFSGFERADIVVEAVVENPQVKAKVLAETEALVREDTVLATNTSTIPVSQLARALKRPENFCGMHFFNPVHRMPLVEVIRGEQTSEATLAKVVAWASKMGKTPILVNDCPGFFVNRVLFPYFAGFSLLLRDGADFRQIDKVMEKQFGWPMGPATLLDVVGLDTAHHAQSVMADGFPGRMKKAYRDAINVLFEAQRFGQKNQRGFYIWETDKKGKAQKVTDAETDALLQSVSAPKRVFTDEEIIARMMIPMINEVVRCLEEKVIASPAEADMALVYGLGFPPFHGGVFRYLDTLGNAAFIAQAQQFAELGPLYALPQLLTEKAQRNEEWYPPAEPINEAALATA, encoded by the coding sequence ATGCTCTACCAAAGCGACACACTTTCCCTGAACTGGCTGGACGACGGCATCGCCGAGCTAATTTTTGATGCCCCCGGTTCAGTCAATAAGCTGGACACACAAACTGTAGCCAGCCTGGGCGAAGCCATTGCCGTGCTGGAAAAACAGACGGCGCTGAAAGGCGTTTTGCTCAGCTCATCGAAGACTGCGTTTATCGTTGGCGCGGATATAACTGAATTCCTGTCGTTGTTTAATGCCCCAGCGGAAAAGCTGACGCAATGGCTGACATTCGCCAACAGCATTTTTAACCGTCTGGAGGATCTGCCGGTGCCCACCATTTCCGCCATTCAGGGCTATGCGCTTGGCGGCGGCTGTGAATGTGTTCTGGCTACGGACTTCCGTATCGCTACGCCGGATGCACGCATTGGGTTGCCGGAAACCAAACTGGGCATTATGCCAGGCTTTGGCGGTTCCGTACGTCTGCCAAGGCTGCTGGGCGCCGATAGCGCGCTGGAAATCATCGCCGCCGGGAAAGATGTGGACGGGAAAAGCGCGCTGGCGCTGGGCCTGGTTGATGCGATTGTGCCTGCGGAAAAACTTCGCGACGGCGCTATCACCATGCTGCGGATGGCGATTGAAGATGCGCATTTTTGGCAGCAGCGCCGCCAGCCGAAGCTGCAGCCCCTTAAGCTCAGCGCCATTGAAGCGGCAATGAGTTTTACCATCGCAAAAAGCATGGTGCAGCAAACCGCCGGCAAACATTATCCAGCGCCGATGATGGCGGTAAAAACCATTGAAGCTGCCGCTGGCCTGGGCCGTGATGATGCATTAAAGCTGGAAACCAAAGCCTTTGTGCCGCTGGCGCAGTCGAAAGTTGCGCGGGCGTTAGTGGGGATCTTTCTGAACGATCAATACATCAAAGGCAAAGCGAAGAAACTGGCGCAGGGTCAGACAATACCGCAGCAGGCCGCTGTACTGGGTGCAGGAATTATGGGCGGCGGCATTGCTTACCAGTCCGCCTCAAAAGGTGTGCCGGTGATCATGAAAGATATCAGTGAGAAATCACTGACGCTGGGCATGAGCGAAGCGGGAAAATTGCTCAATAAACAGCTCGAACGCGGAAAAATCACTGCTCTTCAGCTAACCAGCATCATCTCCACGATTCAGCCTACGCTCAGCTTTAGCGGCTTTGAACGCGCTGACATTGTTGTTGAAGCGGTGGTGGAAAATCCGCAGGTTAAAGCCAAAGTGCTGGCGGAAACCGAAGCGCTGGTGCGGGAAGATACCGTTCTGGCCACCAATACCTCCACTATCCCGGTGAGCCAGCTGGCGCGGGCATTAAAGCGTCCGGAAAATTTTTGCGGCATGCATTTCTTTAATCCGGTGCACCGCATGCCGCTGGTAGAAGTGATTCGTGGTGAACAAACTTCAGAGGCGACGCTGGCGAAAGTTGTCGCCTGGGCCAGTAAAATGGGTAAAACGCCCATTCTGGTCAATGACTGTCCCGGTTTCTTCGTCAATCGCGTGTTGTTCCCCTACTTCGCAGGTTTTAGCCTGCTGCTGCGCGATGGCGCTGACTTCCGCCAAATCGATAAAGTCATGGAAAAACAGTTCGGCTGGCCGATGGGCCCGGCCACCCTGCTGGATGTAGTGGGCCTTGATACCGCGCATCATGCGCAAAGCGTAATGGCCGATGGCTTTCCGGGCAGGATGAAAAAGGCGTACCGCGATGCGATCAACGTTCTGTTTGAGGCGCAGCGGTTTGGTCAGAAAAACCAGCGCGGCTTTTATATCTGGGAAACCGATAAAAAAGGCAAAGCGCAGAAAGTGACCGATGCAGAGACCGATGCGTTATTGCAAAGCGTTAGCGCACCAAAGCGCGTTTTTACCGATGAAGAAATCATTGCGCGCATGATGATTCCGATGATTAACGAGGTAGTGCGTTGCCTGGAAGAAAAGGTCATCGCCAGCCCGGCCGAAGCGGATATGGCGCTGGTTTATGGTCTTGGTTTTCCGCCGTTCCACGGCGGCGTCTTCCGCTATCTGGATACGCTGGGCAACGCTGCCTTTATCGCCCAGGCGCAGCAGTTTGCTGAACTGGGCCCGCTCTATGCTCTGCCGCAGCTGCTGACTGAAAAAGCGCAGCGTAATGAAGAATGGTATCCACCTGCTGAACCAATTAATGAGGCCGCGCTGGCAACGGCGTGA
- the pepQ gene encoding Xaa-Pro dipeptidase translates to MDTLVTLYKEHIATLQQRAQQVLARFELDGMLIHSGELLTVFLDDHDYPFKVNPHFKAWVPVTQLPNCWLWVDGVNKPKLWFYSPVDYWHSVEPLPHSFWTDEIEIVALRKADDIGALLPQPRQNVAYIGPVPQRAMQLDISADHINPQGVIDFLHYHRSYKTDYELACMREAQKLAVAGHRAAKEAFLSGMSEFDINLAYLTATGHRDTDVPYGNIIALNEHAAVLHYTKLDHQTPPQRRSFLIDAGAEYNGYAADLTRTYAAQSDSLFAQIVREMNQHELALIDTLKAGVRYSDYHLQMHQRIAGLLLKFDLVRGISEEAMVAENLTGPFMPHGLGHPLGLQVHDVAGFMQDDKGTHLAAPQQYPFLRCTRVLEPRMVLTIEPGFYIIESLLNPWREGNYSQHFNWQAIDALQPYGGIRIEDNVVIHANRVENMTRDLHLE, encoded by the coding sequence ATGGATACCCTGGTTACCTTGTACAAAGAACACATTGCTACTTTACAGCAGCGTGCGCAGCAGGTGCTGGCGCGCTTTGAACTCGACGGCATGTTGATTCATTCGGGCGAACTTTTAACGGTGTTTCTTGACGATCATGACTACCCGTTTAAGGTTAATCCTCATTTCAAGGCCTGGGTGCCGGTAACGCAGTTGCCGAACTGCTGGTTGTGGGTTGATGGCGTCAATAAGCCGAAGCTGTGGTTTTATTCGCCGGTCGACTACTGGCATAGTGTAGAGCCGCTGCCGCACAGCTTCTGGACCGATGAAATAGAGATTGTGGCGCTGAGGAAGGCAGATGATATCGGCGCGCTATTGCCGCAGCCGCGTCAGAATGTGGCCTATATCGGTCCGGTGCCGCAGCGCGCAATGCAGCTGGATATCAGCGCCGATCATATCAATCCGCAGGGCGTGATAGATTTTCTGCATTACCACCGCTCGTATAAAACCGATTATGAACTCGCCTGCATGCGTGAAGCGCAAAAGCTGGCCGTTGCGGGGCATCGCGCGGCAAAAGAGGCGTTTCTTTCCGGCATGAGCGAGTTTGATATTAATCTCGCCTATCTAACAGCCACAGGTCACCGCGATACCGACGTTCCCTATGGCAACATCATCGCCCTGAATGAACATGCGGCCGTGCTGCACTACACTAAGCTCGATCACCAAACGCCGCCGCAGCGCCGCAGTTTTTTAATTGACGCCGGTGCCGAGTATAACGGCTACGCCGCCGATCTGACACGAACCTACGCAGCACAGAGCGATTCTCTGTTTGCCCAAATAGTGCGTGAGATGAATCAGCACGAACTGGCCTTGATCGATACGTTAAAAGCAGGCGTTCGCTACAGCGATTATCATCTGCAAATGCATCAGCGCATCGCCGGATTATTGCTGAAGTTTGATCTGGTGCGCGGTATCAGCGAAGAGGCGATGGTGGCGGAAAATCTGACCGGGCCGTTTATGCCGCACGGTTTAGGTCATCCGCTTGGGTTACAGGTGCATGATGTGGCTGGTTTTATGCAGGACGATAAAGGAACGCATCTGGCAGCGCCACAGCAATATCCTTTCCTGCGTTGCACGCGCGTGCTTGAACCGCGCATGGTGCTTACCATCGAGCCGGGCTTCTATATTATCGAGTCGCTTCTGAATCCATGGCGGGAAGGGAACTATAGCCAGCACTTCAACTGGCAGGCGATTGATGCCTTACAGCCGTATGGTGGTATTCGCATTGAGGATAACGTGGTGATCCATGCTAACCGCGTTGAGAACATGACGCGCGATCTGCATCTGGAATAA
- a CDS encoding IMPACT family protein gives MDAYDIPAEPLSISEETIKKSRFITLLAHTEGVEAAKAFIQQIKTEHPAARHHCWAYVAGPPDDSQQLGFSDDGEPSGTAGKPMLAQLMGSQVGEITAVVVRYYGGVMLGTGGLVKAYGGGVQQALKQLDRKQKIPMRRFQLRCDYAQLGDVERLVQRFEGELLKTEFLDVVSLTLALPHAQVAGFTQNLTDISRGALALEPVTP, from the coding sequence ATGGACGCTTATGATATTCCCGCTGAGCCATTGAGTATCAGCGAAGAGACCATCAAAAAAAGCCGCTTCATTACGCTGCTGGCGCATACCGAAGGCGTTGAGGCGGCGAAAGCGTTTATTCAGCAAATTAAAACTGAACATCCAGCTGCCCGCCATCACTGTTGGGCCTATGTTGCCGGGCCTCCTGATGATTCACAGCAGTTGGGCTTTTCTGACGACGGCGAACCGTCTGGCACGGCAGGAAAACCTATGCTGGCGCAACTGATGGGCAGCCAGGTTGGAGAAATTACTGCCGTAGTGGTGCGCTACTATGGCGGAGTTATGCTCGGGACCGGCGGCCTGGTAAAAGCGTATGGCGGCGGTGTGCAGCAGGCGTTAAAACAGCTGGATCGCAAACAAAAGATACCAATGCGCCGTTTTCAGCTACGCTGCGATTATGCCCAGCTTGGTGATGTAGAGCGCCTGGTTCAGCGTTTTGAAGGAGAACTGCTTAAGACGGAATTTCTGGATGTTGTCTCGCTAACTTTGGCATTACCCCATGCGCAGGTCGCCGGGTTTACCCAAAATTTAACGGACATTAGCCGCGGAGCCTTAGCGCTTGAGCCGGTAACCCCCTAA
- the trkH gene encoding Trk system potassium transporter TrkH, protein MHFRAITRIVGLLVILFSGTMIVPGLVALIYRDGAGRAFSQTFIMALLIGAILWWPNRKQKNDLKPREGFLIVVLFWTVLGSVGAMPFIFSEHPSLSVTDAFFESFSGLTTTGATTLVGLDSLPKAILFYRQMLQWLGGMGIIVLAVAILPILGVGGMQLYRAEMPGPLKDNKMRPRIAETAKTLWLIYVLLTVACAVALWLAGMPVFDAIGHSFSTIAIGGFSTHDASIGYFNSPAINTIIAVFLLISGCNYGLHFSLLSGLNLRVYWRDPEFRMFIGVQMTLVVICTLVLWFHNVYASGLQTLNQAFFQVVSMATTAGFTTDSIARWPLFLPVLLLCSAFIGGCAGSTGGGLKVIRILLLCKQGSRELKRLVHPNAVYTIKLGNRALPERILEAVWGFFSAYALVFLLSMLAIIATGVDDFSAFAAVAATLNNLGPGLGVVADNFTSMNDVAKWILISTMLFGRLEVFTLLVLFTPTFWRE, encoded by the coding sequence ATGCATTTTCGTGCCATTACCCGAATCGTTGGGCTACTGGTCATTCTGTTCTCCGGAACAATGATCGTACCCGGCTTAGTGGCGTTAATTTATCGCGATGGCGCAGGGCGCGCATTCAGTCAGACATTTATTATGGCCTTGCTGATTGGCGCGATATTGTGGTGGCCTAACCGCAAACAGAAAAATGATCTGAAGCCGCGCGAAGGTTTTTTGATTGTGGTGCTGTTCTGGACCGTGCTGGGCAGCGTAGGGGCAATGCCCTTTATTTTTTCCGAACATCCCAGCCTCTCTGTTACTGATGCATTTTTTGAATCCTTTTCTGGCCTAACGACCACCGGTGCCACGACGCTGGTGGGGCTGGACTCTTTACCCAAAGCGATTCTTTTTTATCGTCAGATGCTGCAATGGCTTGGCGGGATGGGGATCATTGTATTAGCCGTGGCGATCTTGCCAATTCTGGGCGTAGGGGGAATGCAGCTTTATCGCGCGGAAATGCCCGGCCCCCTGAAAGATAACAAGATGCGTCCCCGGATTGCCGAAACGGCTAAAACGCTATGGCTTATCTATGTATTGTTGACGGTGGCTTGTGCAGTGGCGTTGTGGCTGGCAGGTATGCCAGTGTTTGATGCCATTGGCCATAGCTTCTCAACCATCGCCATCGGCGGCTTTTCTACCCATGATGCCAGCATCGGCTATTTCAATAGTCCTGCCATTAATACCATCATTGCTGTTTTCCTGCTGATATCGGGCTGTAACTATGGCCTGCATTTTTCGCTATTAAGCGGACTGAATCTCCGTGTCTACTGGCGTGATCCGGAGTTTCGTATGTTTATCGGCGTACAGATGACGTTAGTCGTGATATGTACGCTGGTACTGTGGTTCCATAACGTCTATGCCAGTGGGCTGCAGACGCTAAATCAGGCGTTTTTCCAGGTCGTATCAATGGCGACGACAGCGGGCTTTACGACCGACAGCATTGCCCGCTGGCCGCTCTTCTTGCCGGTATTGCTCCTTTGTTCTGCCTTTATCGGCGGTTGCGCGGGGTCAACCGGGGGAGGTCTGAAAGTGATTCGTATTTTGCTGCTGTGTAAGCAAGGGTCGCGTGAACTGAAACGGTTGGTCCATCCTAACGCGGTCTATACCATCAAGCTGGGTAATCGCGCTTTGCCGGAACGCATTCTGGAAGCGGTATGGGGCTTCTTCTCAGCTTACGCGCTGGTGTTTTTGCTTAGTATGCTGGCAATTATCGCCACCGGCGTTGATGATTTTTCTGCATTTGCTGCCGTAGCCGCTACGCTGAATAACCTTGGCCCTGGATTGGGCGTTGTGGCAGATAATTTCACTTCCATGAATGATGTCGCAAAATGGATTTTGATTTCGACCATGCTTTTTGGTCGTCTGGAAGTATTTACATTGCTGGTACTGTTCACGCCTACCTTCTGGCGTGAATAA
- the hemG gene encoding menaquinone-dependent protoporphyrinogen IX dehydrogenase → MKALILFSSRDGQTREIASYIANTLKAHQECDVINILHAQDVDWAQYDRVLIGASIRYGHFQPVVARFVKKHLVELQQRVSGFFSVNLTARKPEKRTPQTNAYTRKFLLQSPWQPDSCAVFAGALRYPRYGWFDRVMIQFIMRMTGGETDPHKEVEYTDWQQVERFAEEFAQMSSKSR, encoded by the coding sequence ATGAAAGCGCTGATTCTGTTTTCCAGCCGTGACGGACAGACGCGGGAAATCGCTTCTTATATAGCAAACACCTTGAAAGCACATCAGGAGTGCGACGTCATTAATATCCTGCATGCGCAAGACGTTGACTGGGCGCAGTACGATCGGGTGTTGATAGGCGCATCGATCCGCTATGGGCATTTCCAGCCGGTGGTAGCGCGTTTCGTGAAGAAACATCTGGTCGAACTGCAACAGCGCGTTAGCGGCTTTTTCTCCGTTAACCTGACAGCACGCAAGCCAGAAAAACGTACACCGCAAACCAACGCCTATACGCGTAAGTTTTTGTTGCAGTCGCCATGGCAGCCCGATAGCTGTGCAGTCTTTGCCGGCGCGCTGCGTTATCCGCGTTACGGTTGGTTTGACCGGGTAATGATCCAGTTTATTATGCGTATGACAGGCGGTGAAACCGATCCGCATAAAGAAGTCGAGTACACCGACTGGCAGCAGGTAGAGCGTTTTGCTGAAGAATTTGCCCAAATGAGCAGCAAATCGCGTTAA